Within the Flavobacteriales bacterium genome, the region TCAGGAATATTAACTACAGTTGCACCTGCCGCAATTACAGCTTCACAGATTTTTGCAAGAAATACATTATCTGTTCTTCCAGCATCTTCCGCATAAAATTCTACATCCTCAACAAAAGTCTTTGCATGCTTAACAGCCTCAACACCTCTTCGGATAGCTTCCTCTTGAGAAATTTTAAGTTTAGTAGTTAGGTGAAGATTAGACGTTCCAATACCTGTGTGAATCCGTCCTCTTTTTGCATATGTCAACGCTTCTCCGGCTATATCTATATCTTTTTTAATTGCTCTGGAAAGGGCACAGACTGTTACATCCTTTACTATCTTTGAAATCTCAACTACCGAATTGAAATCACCAGGGCTAGAAATAGGAAAGCCGGCTTCGATAATATCAACACCT harbors:
- a CDS encoding 2-isopropylmalate synthase; translation: MSKKVDIFDTTLRDGEQVPGNQLNTEEKVIVAKALENLGVDIIEAGFPISSPGDFNSVVEISKIVKDVTVCALSRAIKKDIDIAGEALTYAKRGRIHTGIGTSNLHLTTKLKISQEEAIRRGVEAVKHAKTFVEDVEFYAEDAGRTDNVFLAKICEAVIAAGATVVNIP